In a single window of the Candidatus Binataceae bacterium genome:
- the pcaG gene encoding protocatechuate 3,4-dioxygenase subunit alpha has translation MRLAATPSQTVGPFFAIGMHTVDIAFEPAGERLTIQGRVLDGDGNGVNDAVIETWQTDSAGRYADRSSRGWGRVVTDASGTFRFSTTKPGRLMGVGDVVHAPHIAVAIFARGLLKHLFTRIYFPDEPSNATDHILALVPDDRRTTLIARPSGPNRFEWNIVLQGKDETAFFEF, from the coding sequence GTGCGACTTGCCGCGACACCGTCGCAAACCGTTGGGCCGTTCTTCGCGATTGGCATGCACACCGTCGACATCGCATTCGAACCCGCTGGTGAACGGTTGACCATTCAAGGTCGGGTGCTCGACGGAGACGGTAACGGGGTAAATGACGCTGTCATCGAGACCTGGCAGACGGATTCTGCTGGCCGCTACGCGGACCGTTCTTCGCGTGGTTGGGGCCGGGTGGTTACCGACGCTTCCGGAACGTTCCGGTTCTCGACCACCAAGCCCGGTCGACTGATGGGCGTGGGCGATGTGGTCCATGCGCCACACATCGCGGTCGCTATTTTCGCGCGTGGCCTTCTCAAACATCTCTTCACCAGAATCTACTTCCCCGACGAACCATCAAACGCGACTGACCATATACTTGCCTTGGTGCCAGACGACCGCCGAACGACCCTGATCGCTCGACCATCCGGTCCCAACCGTTTCGAATGGAACATTGTCCTCCAGGGCAAGGATGAGACTGCGTTTTTTGAGTTCTGA